One genomic segment of Amycolatopsis granulosa includes these proteins:
- a CDS encoding substrate-binding domain-containing protein yields the protein MKKSRAMAAAGVCLLLAACGTTHENAGAGGGHGAPAKCGADGKYTIGMSQANVAEPYRQRMNDDIRSAVAAVPQFAVDFADAAQDNSKQVEQVDTFLTQQIDLLIISPNEATPLTAPVKRAFDKGIPVLVLDRKVDGDAYTSFIGADNTGIGRQAGEYFKNVLLPHGGKIAELRGLAGSTPARERHDGFMQGIDGSKIEIVAAQDADWLRDKGQQQADAILQAHPDIQGIYSQNDPMGEGARIAAQNAGRPDLPITGIDGLPIESGGLKAVEAGRLSATFVYPTGGREAVDTAKRILLDCGQVPKTQTLPTRLVTKENAAATYAELNTGS from the coding sequence ATGAAGAAGTCCCGGGCCATGGCCGCGGCGGGTGTGTGCCTGCTGCTCGCCGCCTGCGGCACCACGCACGAGAACGCCGGCGCCGGCGGCGGCCACGGCGCGCCGGCGAAGTGCGGTGCCGACGGGAAGTACACGATCGGGATGAGCCAGGCCAACGTCGCCGAACCCTACCGGCAGCGGATGAACGACGACATCCGGTCGGCCGTCGCGGCGGTGCCGCAGTTCGCCGTCGACTTCGCCGACGCCGCGCAGGACAACTCCAAGCAGGTCGAGCAGGTGGACACGTTCCTCACCCAGCAGATCGACCTGCTCATCATCAGCCCGAACGAGGCGACCCCGCTGACCGCGCCGGTGAAACGCGCCTTCGACAAGGGCATCCCGGTGCTGGTGCTGGACCGCAAGGTCGACGGGGACGCCTACACCTCGTTCATCGGCGCGGACAACACCGGCATCGGCAGGCAGGCCGGCGAGTACTTCAAGAACGTGTTGCTGCCGCACGGCGGGAAGATCGCCGAACTGCGCGGGCTGGCCGGGTCCACCCCGGCGCGGGAACGGCACGACGGGTTCATGCAGGGCATCGACGGCTCGAAGATCGAGATCGTGGCGGCCCAGGATGCCGACTGGCTGCGCGACAAGGGACAGCAGCAGGCCGACGCGATCCTCCAGGCCCACCCCGACATCCAGGGGATCTACTCGCAGAACGACCCGATGGGGGAGGGCGCGCGGATCGCGGCGCAGAACGCCGGCCGGCCCGACCTGCCGATCACCGGGATCGACGGGCTGCCGATCGAATCCGGCGGGCTGAAGGCGGTGGAGGCGGGCCGGCTGTCGGCGACGTTCGTTTACCCCACGGGCGGCCGGGAAGCCGTCGACACGGCGAAGCGCATCCTGCTGGACTGCGGGCAGGTGCCCAAGACCCAGACGCTGCCGACCAGGCTGGTGACCAAGGAGAACGCGGCCGCCACCTACGCGGAGCTGAACACCGGCTCCTGA
- a CDS encoding FGGY family carbohydrate kinase yields the protein MAEDLLLGIDIGTSSSKGVLVTRDGEIVARASRAHETSYPHPGWVEHDAEAVWWQDFLALTRELVAAAGERRLAALAVSGIGPVLLPADSYGRPLRPAILYGVDTRASREIEELTAELGADSILERAGTALSSQAVGPKWRWLARHEPEVFRRTRLFLMCSSYLVHRLTGEYVLDHHSASQCDPMYDLRAGDWASDWAERCAPGVEMPRLVWPTEVAGTVSAAAAAETGLPQGLPVTAGTVDAWAEAASVGVSEPGDTMVMYGTTMFLIQVLADPRPHTGLWTTCGAFPGTYSLAAGMATSGAITDWLRRLVGGDFAALVAEAAKVPAGSRGLLLLPYFAGERTPLFDPDARGVLAGLTTAHGIGELYRAALEGIAYGVRHNLEAMRDSGGAAGRLVAVGGGTQGGLWTQIVTDVTGAEQQVPAETIGAAFGDALLAAVAIGAEPDAARWNPVAGTVRPDPAAVEIYDRFYERYRALYPATKDITHFLAERQRASEH from the coding sequence GTGGCTGAGGACCTGCTGCTCGGCATCGACATCGGGACGTCCAGCTCGAAGGGTGTCCTGGTCACCCGCGACGGTGAGATCGTCGCCCGGGCGTCACGGGCGCACGAGACGTCCTACCCGCACCCCGGGTGGGTGGAGCACGACGCGGAGGCGGTGTGGTGGCAGGACTTCCTGGCGCTGACGCGGGAGCTGGTCGCGGCGGCCGGTGAGCGCCGCCTCGCCGCGCTCGCGGTGAGCGGCATCGGCCCGGTGCTGCTGCCCGCCGACTCCTACGGGCGGCCGCTGCGCCCGGCCATCCTGTACGGGGTGGACACGCGCGCCTCACGCGAGATCGAGGAACTGACCGCGGAACTGGGCGCCGACTCCATTCTGGAGCGCGCGGGCACGGCGTTGTCGTCGCAGGCGGTCGGCCCGAAGTGGCGGTGGCTCGCCCGGCACGAGCCGGAGGTGTTCCGGCGCACCCGGCTGTTCCTCATGTGCAGCTCCTACCTGGTCCACCGGCTGACCGGCGAGTACGTGCTGGACCACCATTCCGCCAGCCAGTGCGACCCGATGTACGACCTGCGCGCGGGCGACTGGGCGAGCGACTGGGCGGAGCGGTGCGCGCCCGGGGTCGAGATGCCGCGGCTGGTCTGGCCGACCGAGGTGGCCGGCACGGTCAGTGCGGCCGCCGCGGCGGAAACCGGTCTGCCGCAGGGACTTCCGGTCACCGCCGGTACCGTCGACGCGTGGGCGGAGGCCGCCAGCGTTGGGGTCAGCGAGCCCGGCGACACGATGGTGATGTACGGGACGACGATGTTCCTGATCCAGGTGCTCGCCGACCCGCGGCCGCACACCGGCCTGTGGACCACCTGCGGCGCCTTTCCAGGCACGTACTCGCTCGCCGCGGGCATGGCCACGTCGGGGGCGATCACCGACTGGCTGCGCCGTCTCGTCGGCGGCGACTTCGCCGCACTGGTCGCCGAGGCGGCCAAAGTGCCGGCCGGCAGCCGAGGGCTGTTGCTGCTGCCGTACTTCGCGGGGGAGCGGACCCCGCTGTTCGACCCGGATGCGCGGGGCGTGCTCGCCGGGCTGACCACCGCGCACGGCATCGGCGAGCTGTACCGGGCCGCGCTGGAGGGTATCGCCTACGGCGTGCGGCACAACCTGGAGGCGATGCGCGACTCCGGCGGTGCGGCCGGCCGCCTGGTCGCGGTCGGCGGCGGCACCCAGGGCGGGCTGTGGACGCAGATCGTCACCGACGTGACCGGTGCCGAGCAGCAGGTGCCTGCCGAGACGATCGGCGCGGCGTTCGGGGACGCGCTGCTGGCGGCGGTCGCGATCGGCGCCGAACCGGATGCCGCGCGGTGGAACCCGGTCGCCGGGACGGTGCGCCCGGACCCGGCCGCGGTGGAGATCTACGACCGGTTCTACGAGCGGTACCGCGCTCTCTACCCCGCCACGAAGGACATCACGCACTTCCTGGCCGAGCGGCAGCGGGCGAGCGAGCACTGA
- a CDS encoding ABC transporter permease, with protein MTQAKVAALPGSGRPGGGVLATLFRFQSLFGLVLVFAAAVVYSPSKNGELVFLDSGNLFNVVRSMSEIGILAVGMTLVILIGGIDLSVGSVLGLASVGSAVLLTGNDLGLVPAVLAVLAIGLGFGLLQGIAITSFGIQAFVVTLAGMQIARGLARIWSGGQGVSITYGDRPGQAPVTFSLLGERTFDGLVPIPALIFGVVAALAVVLLRVSAFSRHVYAIGGNEKAARLSGVPVKRVKIVVFGLCGLLAALAGIVHAGQLNFGGPNDGAMYELDAIAAVVIGGTSLMGGRGSVVGTVAGALLVGVLRNILALNNVDSNVQLLVIGLVIVLAAGLQRLRPASVA; from the coding sequence ATGACCCAGGCCAAGGTGGCCGCGCTGCCCGGGTCCGGGCGTCCCGGCGGCGGTGTGCTGGCGACGCTGTTCCGATTCCAGAGCCTGTTCGGCCTGGTGCTGGTGTTCGCCGCGGCGGTGGTGTACTCGCCGAGCAAGAACGGCGAGCTCGTGTTCCTGGATTCGGGCAACCTGTTCAACGTCGTCCGCTCGATGTCGGAGATCGGGATCCTCGCGGTCGGGATGACGCTCGTCATCCTCATCGGCGGCATCGACCTGTCCGTCGGCTCGGTGCTCGGCCTGGCCAGTGTCGGTTCGGCGGTGCTGCTGACCGGGAACGACCTCGGCCTGGTGCCCGCCGTGCTCGCGGTGCTGGCGATCGGCCTGGGATTCGGGCTGCTGCAGGGGATCGCGATCACGTCGTTCGGCATCCAGGCGTTCGTCGTCACGCTCGCCGGCATGCAGATCGCCCGCGGGCTCGCGCGCATCTGGTCCGGCGGGCAGGGCGTGTCGATCACCTACGGCGACCGGCCCGGGCAGGCACCGGTGACGTTCTCGCTGCTGGGGGAGCGCACGTTCGACGGGCTGGTGCCGATCCCCGCGCTGATCTTCGGAGTGGTCGCGGCGCTGGCCGTGGTGCTGCTGCGGGTCAGCGCGTTCTCCCGGCACGTCTACGCGATCGGCGGCAACGAGAAGGCTGCGCGCCTGTCCGGGGTGCCGGTGAAGCGGGTCAAGATCGTCGTGTTCGGACTGTGCGGGCTGCTGGCCGCGCTGGCCGGGATCGTGCACGCCGGGCAGCTGAACTTCGGCGGCCCCAACGACGGCGCGATGTACGAACTGGACGCCATCGCCGCCGTGGTCATCGGCGGCACGAGCCTGATGGGCGGGCGCGGCTCGGTCGTCGGCACGGTCGCCGGTGCACTGCTGGTGGGCGTGCTGCGCAACATCCTGGCCCTGAACAACGTGGACTCCAACGTCCAGTTGCTCGTCATCGGCCTGGTCATCGTGCTCGCCGCGGGGTTGCAGCGCCTGCGCCCGGCATCGGTTGCCTGA
- a CDS encoding substrate-binding domain-containing protein, translated as MATISDVAHHAGVSTATVSRALNGVSTVDPVLVARVRAAAEELGYRPNGLARNLRRQETAVLALVISDVENPFFTAIARGVEDVAQTAGYSVVLCNSDENAEKERRYIDVALQERVAGVVISPTDEWAGVEMLLRRGTPVVAVDRPLRAGTGDQVLVDSRAAARAATEHLIAAGYRRVGCVTGPAGVRTADDRLAGYRAALGRRKRRERRAEYRAAGGAAATRELLAGAEPPDALLVANSAMAIGVLETLRAEGLRLGRDVGVVAFDDVPWATLIDPPLTVVAQPAYEIGAEAARLLLARIADGTLPPTATTLEAQLIERGSSHRA; from the coding sequence GTGGCGACCATCAGCGACGTGGCCCACCACGCGGGCGTGTCGACGGCCACGGTGTCCCGCGCGCTGAACGGCGTGTCCACAGTGGATCCGGTGCTGGTCGCGCGGGTGCGCGCGGCGGCCGAGGAGCTCGGCTACCGGCCCAACGGGCTCGCGCGGAACCTGCGCCGCCAGGAGACCGCCGTCCTCGCACTGGTCATCTCCGACGTGGAGAACCCGTTCTTCACCGCGATCGCGCGGGGCGTCGAGGACGTGGCGCAGACGGCCGGCTACTCCGTGGTGCTCTGCAACTCCGATGAGAACGCGGAGAAGGAACGCCGCTACATCGACGTGGCGCTGCAGGAGCGGGTGGCCGGGGTGGTCATCTCGCCGACCGACGAGTGGGCCGGGGTGGAGATGCTGCTGCGGCGCGGCACCCCGGTGGTCGCGGTGGACCGGCCGCTGCGGGCGGGCACCGGCGATCAGGTGCTGGTGGACTCGCGCGCCGCCGCCCGCGCCGCGACGGAGCACCTGATCGCGGCGGGCTACCGGCGGGTCGGGTGCGTGACGGGGCCGGCAGGTGTGCGCACGGCCGACGACCGGCTCGCCGGATACCGGGCCGCGCTCGGGCGCCGCAAACGGCGGGAACGGCGGGCGGAGTACCGCGCGGCCGGCGGTGCGGCGGCGACGCGCGAGCTGCTGGCCGGGGCCGAGCCGCCGGACGCGTTGCTGGTCGCCAACAGCGCCATGGCGATCGGGGTGCTGGAGACCTTGCGGGCCGAGGGGTTGCGGCTGGGGCGCGACGTGGGCGTGGTGGCGTTCGACGACGTCCCGTGGGCGACGCTCATCGACCCGCCGCTGACCGTGGTGGCGCAACCGGCCTACGAGATCGGCGCCGAGGCCGCGCGGCTGCTGCTGGCCCGCATCGCCGACGGCACCCTGCCCCCGACAGCCACGACGCTGGAGGCGCAGCTCATCGAGCGGGGCTCGAGCCACCGCGCCTGA
- a CDS encoding DNA-binding protein: MTVALENVLAKAGLRIDAEDFLSLVEDAARRLSPPHPDPASFFGASQRAALTAAGLDLSPRRDDEADGRAASVAAHAVLAESALTVTEAAQRLDVDPSRIRHRLAERRLTGWKDQGGWRLPLWQFGEREPLPGLDLVLAAVPDDQPALVVAAFMNSTQPDLEIGGHPVTPRQWLLAGGDPAPVAALAATLGTPF; encoded by the coding sequence ATGACGGTCGCGCTGGAGAACGTCCTCGCCAAGGCCGGTCTCCGGATCGACGCCGAGGACTTCCTGTCGCTGGTCGAGGACGCCGCCCGCCGGCTGTCCCCGCCGCACCCGGATCCGGCGTCGTTCTTCGGCGCGAGCCAGCGCGCCGCACTCACCGCGGCCGGGCTCGACCTCTCACCCCGCCGGGACGACGAGGCCGACGGCCGCGCCGCGTCCGTCGCCGCGCACGCGGTGCTGGCCGAGTCCGCCCTCACGGTCACCGAAGCCGCGCAGCGGCTCGACGTGGACCCGAGCCGGATCCGGCACCGGCTCGCCGAGCGGCGCCTGACCGGCTGGAAGGACCAGGGCGGATGGCGGCTGCCGTTGTGGCAGTTCGGCGAGCGTGAGCCGCTGCCGGGCCTGGACCTGGTCCTCGCCGCCGTGCCCGACGACCAGCCGGCGCTGGTCGTGGCCGCGTTCATGAACAGCACCCAGCCGGACCTGGAGATCGGCGGACATCCGGTGACCCCACGCCAGTGGCTGCTCGCCGGGGGCGACCCCGCGCCGGTCGCCGCGCTCGCCGCCACCCTCGGCACCCCGTTCTGA
- a CDS encoding sugar ABC transporter ATP-binding protein: MDAEARPPLVELAGVSKSYGGIHAVRGVDFTVRAGEVHALLGENGAGKSTLMKVLAGEVGGYRGEIRVGGAPARFAGPADAQRAGVAMIHQELDLVPALPVAENVFLGREPRTRLGTVDRRRMRRDTVALLDRIGIALDPRRPVEQLRTGEQQLVTIAKALSLDARILVMDEPTSALSAPEIDRLFAVIAQLRGGGAGIVYISHRMDEIGRVADRATVLRNGEVVAEFDARALTARQASEAMVGRPVESVFRTGGGAGAGEELLRVEDLVVPSRRPGRRDPAGISLTVGRGEIVGVAGLLGSGRTELLETIYGVGGRFAGRMLLRGKEIRPRSPRGALRLGLAFVPEDRRVAGLALEHSVLANTVLSVVDRIARAGVVSRRRERGAAKEIVERLGVKLGSLRDPAGSLSGGNQQKVVLGRGLLTDPALLLLDEPTRGVDVGAKAEIYRLLGEAADRGVGVLLASSEPAELIGVCHRVVVLRDGRSVRELDAANTSEAELLAFSMGEGAVEDLVAEGTS; the protein is encoded by the coding sequence TTGGACGCGGAGGCGCGGCCGCCGCTGGTCGAGCTCGCCGGGGTGAGCAAGTCCTACGGCGGGATCCACGCGGTGCGCGGTGTCGATTTCACCGTCCGCGCCGGCGAGGTGCACGCGCTGCTCGGGGAGAACGGCGCGGGCAAGTCCACCCTGATGAAGGTGCTCGCCGGCGAGGTCGGCGGGTACCGGGGCGAGATCCGCGTCGGCGGCGCGCCCGCCCGGTTCGCCGGTCCCGCCGACGCGCAGCGCGCCGGGGTCGCGATGATCCACCAGGAACTCGATCTCGTCCCGGCCTTGCCGGTGGCGGAGAACGTGTTCCTCGGCCGGGAACCACGCACCCGCCTCGGCACGGTGGACCGTCGCCGGATGCGGCGGGACACCGTGGCACTGCTCGACCGCATCGGGATCGCGCTCGACCCGCGGCGGCCCGTGGAGCAGCTGCGCACCGGTGAGCAGCAGCTGGTCACCATCGCCAAGGCGCTGTCCCTGGACGCGCGGATCCTCGTCATGGACGAGCCGACCTCGGCGCTGTCCGCGCCCGAGATCGACCGGCTGTTCGCGGTCATCGCGCAGCTGCGCGGCGGCGGTGCCGGCATCGTCTACATCTCGCACCGGATGGACGAGATCGGCCGCGTCGCCGACCGGGCGACCGTGTTGCGCAACGGTGAGGTCGTCGCCGAGTTCGACGCCCGGGCGCTGACCGCGCGCCAGGCGTCCGAGGCGATGGTCGGCAGGCCGGTCGAATCGGTGTTCCGCACCGGTGGCGGTGCGGGCGCGGGGGAGGAGCTGCTCCGGGTCGAGGACCTCGTGGTGCCGTCGCGGCGGCCGGGCCGGCGCGACCCGGCCGGCATCAGCCTGACCGTGGGACGCGGCGAGATCGTCGGCGTGGCCGGCCTGCTCGGGTCCGGGCGGACCGAACTGCTCGAGACGATCTACGGCGTCGGCGGACGCTTCGCCGGGCGGATGCTGTTGCGGGGAAAGGAGATCCGGCCGCGCAGCCCGCGCGGCGCGCTGCGGCTCGGGCTGGCGTTCGTGCCGGAGGACCGCCGCGTCGCCGGACTGGCGCTGGAGCACTCGGTGCTGGCCAACACCGTGCTGTCCGTCGTGGACCGGATCGCACGGGCCGGGGTGGTGTCCCGCCGGCGGGAACGCGGCGCGGCGAAGGAGATCGTCGAGCGGCTCGGCGTAAAGCTCGGTTCGCTGCGCGACCCGGCCGGGTCGTTGTCCGGTGGCAACCAGCAAAAGGTCGTGCTGGGACGCGGCCTGCTCACCGATCCCGCGCTGCTGTTGCTGGACGAGCCGACCCGTGGCGTCGACGTCGGCGCGAAGGCCGAGATCTACCGGCTGCTCGGGGAAGCGGCGGACCGGGGCGTGGGGGTGCTGCTCGCGTCGTCGGAACCGGCCGAACTGATCGGCGTGTGCCATCGCGTCGTCGTGCTGCGGGACGGGCGCAGCGTGCGGGAACTGGACGCGGCGAACACCAGCGAAGCGGAGCTGCTGGCGTTCTCGATGGGCGAGGGGGCCGTCGAGGACCTGGTGGCGGAAGGGACGTCATGA
- a CDS encoding L-fucose/L-arabinose isomerase family protein, with protein MARIGVISISDGRDHVHARNARFIQSKQDDLVRSLTAAGHDVVAGSDLIATNTLASSVAREVAAAGVDVTVFYYAVWSFPHFTMLAADATSSPLILVASTDPTEPGLVGMLAAGGALDQIGRAHTRLWGAPDDADLTERIGAHARAAAAVASLRGSTFGRFGGRPMGMNTAVANTDQWMRRFGIDVEEIDQYELVLRAEKADVGEAAKARRWLEDHAAGVHYDGSKLTPELLERQIRSYLAIRDIIAERNLDFSGIKGQPELTEHFATMDVTEALLNDPYDWDGPKPVHVTATEADMDGALTMQLMHRISGTPVLFADVRHYHADRDIWDLCNSGQHATWFAARSDDPAVNLAKVHLYPEVFFFPAGGASVQHIAAPGQMTLGRLTRRAGEYRLQLMLGEFENYDDETNEALMRQSTPEWPHAWARLDVPAEKFLSEFGANHIHAIPGDRRAELRAAAGLLGVELHEWSRG; from the coding sequence GTGGCCCGCATCGGCGTGATCAGCATTTCCGACGGGCGTGACCACGTGCACGCGCGCAACGCCCGGTTCATCCAGTCCAAACAGGACGATCTCGTACGGTCGCTCACCGCGGCCGGGCACGACGTGGTGGCGGGCTCCGACCTGATCGCGACCAACACGCTGGCCTCGTCGGTCGCCCGCGAGGTCGCCGCGGCCGGGGTGGACGTCACCGTCTTCTACTACGCGGTGTGGAGCTTCCCGCACTTCACGATGCTCGCCGCGGACGCCACCAGCAGCCCCCTGATCCTCGTCGCGAGCACCGACCCCACCGAACCGGGCCTGGTCGGCATGCTCGCCGCCGGTGGCGCGCTGGACCAGATCGGCCGTGCGCACACGCGGTTGTGGGGCGCCCCGGACGACGCGGATCTGACCGAGCGGATCGGCGCGCACGCCCGTGCCGCGGCCGCGGTCGCTTCCCTGCGCGGGTCGACCTTCGGCCGCTTCGGTGGCCGGCCGATGGGGATGAACACCGCGGTGGCCAACACCGACCAGTGGATGCGGCGGTTCGGCATCGACGTCGAGGAGATCGACCAGTACGAGCTGGTGCTGCGCGCCGAGAAGGCCGACGTGGGTGAGGCCGCCAAGGCCCGCCGGTGGCTCGAGGACCACGCCGCCGGGGTGCACTACGACGGTTCCAAGCTCACCCCGGAACTGCTGGAGCGGCAGATCCGCTCCTACCTCGCCATCCGCGACATCATCGCCGAGCGCAACCTGGACTTCTCCGGGATCAAGGGCCAGCCCGAGCTGACCGAGCACTTCGCCACGATGGACGTCACCGAAGCGCTCCTCAACGACCCCTACGACTGGGACGGCCCCAAACCGGTGCACGTCACGGCCACGGAGGCGGACATGGACGGGGCGCTCACGATGCAGCTGATGCACCGGATCTCCGGCACTCCCGTCCTGTTCGCCGACGTGCGTCACTACCACGCCGACCGCGACATCTGGGACCTGTGCAACTCCGGCCAGCACGCCACCTGGTTCGCCGCGCGCAGCGACGACCCGGCGGTGAACCTCGCGAAGGTCCACCTCTACCCGGAGGTGTTCTTCTTCCCGGCCGGTGGCGCCTCGGTGCAGCACATCGCCGCGCCCGGGCAGATGACACTGGGGCGGCTCACCCGGCGGGCGGGGGAGTACCGTCTGCAGCTGATGCTGGGCGAGTTCGAGAACTACGACGACGAGACCAACGAAGCGCTGATGCGGCAGTCCACGCCGGAATGGCCGCACGCGTGGGCGCGCCTGGACGTGCCGGCGGAGAAGTTCCTGTCCGAGTTCGGGGCCAACCACATCCACGCCATCCCGGGTGACCGCCGTGCCGAGCTGCGTGCCGCGGCCGGTCTGCTCGGCGTCGAACTGCACGAGTGGTCCCGTGGCTGA